In Verrucomicrobiota bacterium, the genomic window CTTGTACCGTCGAAACCCATACAGTGCTTCGTTCCCCAAGGCTTCTGCGACGTCGTCCAAATCGTTCGGATCTACCTGGGGTAGTTTGATCGTGTCTAAAGGGAAACGGTCAAAGTAATTCTTAGGCGCGTAAAGAGGTGTGTGGGTTCGGATCAGTCCGGTAAACAATGCAAAGGGTTTGGAGTGATCCCGATTGATAATTTCCTTCGACCATTGAGCACCAAGCTCATCCGCCATAGGATCGCGATTCTGATCATTCACATATTTCCAGGGTTTTCCAAAAAGCCGCCATCCCGTGTATCCCGGAATACCATTCGCCACATCTGCAGGCCACACTGGAACATCTGAAAGAGGACCAAATACATGTTCCCACTGGTAATCCATATCGGAATCAGGTCCATGATACAGGTAAAGTTGTTGTGGGTGCGGCAGGCGAAAGTTTGTGGACTGCCCATCCCATGGCCAAGGACCCACATCGCCATTATGGCCATATTCATCAAACAATCCTGTCTGACTTCCGTGATATATTTTGCCAGTGCCAAAAACAGCGTAACCTCCATTTCGGAGATTATCATGCAATGAAACACTTTCTTTTAAAATTCCGTTATCTCTCCAATCTTCAAACCAATACAAGCTGGTAGTCTGCGGGTAGAGCCCAAACAACATGCTGGCCCGGGAAGGTGCACAAAGCGGGTCATTCGTATGAGCATTGGTAAAGCTAACACCGCGCTCTTTCAGGCGATCAATGTTTGGCGTCGGCACCAGGGGTTTCCCGCCTGGCTGCAGCGGCATGTCATTCAAATCATCGACAATGATAAAAACGACGTTCGGCTTTTGCCCCAAAAACTCCACTTGGAAAGCAACGGTGAGAAAAACAGTACAAAGAATAAAAGTAAGGAATCTAGGCATTGATTGGGTAATCACAAAATCAGGGAAAAGGAAAGTTTTACGAATACCATAAGACGAAAGCAACCAAAGCGAAGAAAAATGGAGGATACATTTGCCACAGCTACAATCGGTCCTGAATCCAATTGTTCAGTGGAGCCAATAACGCTTCGGACCTCACAGTAAGCATTCAAAAATAATAATCCGATAAGGCCTGATGATTACTTCTCGGATCTGTGGAGATCCCATTTCAGGAACTACGCCTCCTTTTTCTGGGAAAAGTGGAAAAAAAGGGGGGAATAGAACCTATGGGGTCGAGAGAGCCTATCGGGACGATGCTCATATTTCATATTCATAAAAATTTGCCCTATCTCTCTCAGTAGAAAAGTGAATGAAGTTATACACATAAATCACATCACTCTACCAAGAACAATCTTGGAAAATTAGTGGGAATGGGAGCAGAAGTATTCGGAGAGAGCATAAATATGAAATATGAACATTGACCCTTTTCGCGCACTTGGGTTGGCTCTAAGTTTCATCCCAATAAAATGGTTTCCTTTTTCTTTTTCCCTGTTGGGTCTGACATCTAGGACAGGAAGTATCCTGTCTCTTTACTCCGGCAAATCTTCCTTGGGTGGTTCGGGGAGGTACCAGGAGGCGATGAATCCGCCGAGAAATACCAGGAAGCCGATAATGGCAGCTGTGTAGGCAAGTTTGGAGGTTGGAGTTCCGCCCGGCATCCAGGCAACCGTGGCCAATGTGCTGGTAACCCAGGCAAAGGAGGTGCCTATCATGCGCCCTCCGATATTGGCGGCAAAGCTTTCCCCAGTCCCCCGCAGGTGCACCGGATAAACGCGCGGCAGGTAATTGCCCCAGAAGCTGAATTGTCCAACGGTTAACAGGGCGATGACAAACATGCCTACATAGGAAAGCGAGAGGTTCGAAGTCAGAGCCATGGCGAATACCAGAGGCATGACGATGAGACCGGGAGCGATAAACATACGGATGACACGTTGACGGCTGACGATTTTCAGGAGCAACAGCACCAGGACCACCCGTCCGACCAGCCCGCCTATTTCCTGAAACTTGGTTAACGATGCAATGATGTTCTGTTCCTTCAGGCGCATGGCCACTCCCCCGGCTTTTTGAGCCACATCCGCAGGTTTTCCTTCGGACAAAGCTTTGGCGGTTGCCTGTTCGCCCGCTTCTTGTGACTGGGCCTGTACTTCGGCCAGTCCGGGTGCAATGCGCGGCATGTGCTGGATGGCTCCAAAGGCTGCGCCGTATGCCAGGGCAAACATGATCGTGGTCACAATCGTTGTGCGCCGCATATTCTTAGTGGCAAATAGCTCCTTGATGTGGGGTCGCTTGAGGGTGCCGGCATCCTTCTTTTTTTGCCAGACAGGAGATTCGGGCAAGAACGGTCGGATGATAAGCAGCGGAATCGCAGGAATCAGTCCGGAGATCAAGGTATAGCGCCAGGGAGCATTCGCTTCCCCGATAGTGCCTCCAAAGAAATTCAGAAAATCCGGAAGATGCAGTGCTGGCAAATGCAGGGCGTAGGTGACCGCCAGACCATTAGCCATTGCAACCATAAAGCCACCAATGGAAGAAAATGCCTGGGTGTAGCCCAATACTTTTTCCCGCTGCTTCGGATTCGGAAACAGTTCTGCAAGCCAGGCAACCGCGGCCACAAACTCGACGCATACCCCGACAAACACAAGGATCCGGAAAAACAGCAGCATCCACACCGAGGTGGAAAACCCGGCGGCAAACGCCCCAATCGCGTAAAGCAAAATACTGTAGGTTAACACCCGTCGCCGACCGAGGCGATCGGTCAACCAACCTCCCAGCAGACCAAACACACCTCCAAAAAATGCCGGTATGTAGAACAAGCGTCCTACCCACATGCCAAATTCAGGTGACCCGGGTGCCGCTCCGATCAGT contains:
- a CDS encoding MFS transporter encodes the protein MSSAIPEAKPLTPTQWMICFIAVIGFAFDIYELLMLPLIVRPALMELIGAAPGSPEFGMWVGRLFYIPAFFGGVFGLLGGWLTDRLGRRRVLTYSILLYAIGAFAAGFSTSVWMLLFFRILVFVGVCVEFVAAVAWLAELFPNPKQREKVLGYTQAFSSIGGFMVAMANGLAVTYALHLPALHLPDFLNFFGGTIGEANAPWRYTLISGLIPAIPLLIIRPFLPESPVWQKKKDAGTLKRPHIKELFATKNMRRTTIVTTIMFALAYGAAFGAIQHMPRIAPGLAEVQAQSQEAGEQATAKALSEGKPADVAQKAGGVAMRLKEQNIIASLTKFQEIGGLVGRVVLVLLLLKIVSRQRVIRMFIAPGLIVMPLVFAMALTSNLSLSYVGMFVIALLTVGQFSFWGNYLPRVYPVHLRGTGESFAANIGGRMIGTSFAWVTSTLATVAWMPGGTPTSKLAYTAAIIGFLVFLGGFIASWYLPEPPKEDLPE